From Electrophorus electricus isolate fEleEle1 chromosome 8, fEleEle1.pri, whole genome shotgun sequence, the proteins below share one genomic window:
- the stmn2b gene encoding stathmin-2b, translating into MAKTAIAYKEKMKELSLVSLICSCFYPDAHNKIMAEFEDMKVKPINKRASGQAFEVILKPPSPISDGMYSIASPPKRRDVSLEDIQKKLEAAEERRKSQEAQVLKALAEKRDHERDVLLKAMEENSHFSKMAEEKLIMKMEHNQKKRKALLTAMLERLQERERHAQMVRRNKEMREELTA; encoded by the exons ATGGCTAAAACCGCAATCG CTTACAAAGAGAAGATGAAGGAGCTGTCTCTCGTCTCCCTCATCTGCTCCTGCTTTTACCCAGATGCCCACAATAAGATAATGGCTGAGTTTGAAG ACATGAAGGTCAAGCCCATTAACAAGCGTGCTTCTGGCCAAGCATTCGAAGTGATCCTGAAACCACCTTCCCCCATTTCTGATGGGATGTACAGCATTGCATCACCCCCCAAGAGGAGGGATGTTTCTCTGGAGGATATTCAGAAGAAACTTGAGGCAGCTGAGGAACGGAGGAAA TCTCAGGAAGCTCAGGTGTTAAAGGCTCTGGCTGAGAAGCGCGATCATGAGCGAGATGTACTGCTCAAAGCCATGGAGGAGAACAGCCATTTCAGCAAAATGGCTGAGGAGAAGCTCATCATGAAGATGGAACACAACCAGAAGAAGCGCAAGGCTCTCCTCACAGCCATGCTGGAGCGGCTGCAGGAAAGG gagaggCATGCCCAAATGGTACGCAGAAATAAAGAGATGCGAGAAGAGCTGACAGCATGA